In one window of Oryza sativa Japonica Group chromosome 9, ASM3414082v1 DNA:
- the LOC107278099 gene encoding uncharacterized protein: MAGRGHAALWVKLYELELQLRLMRAARGEEGAAAAADDDDEVGDVASRAGAEGACRGRQYDAYMRRRDARRHTTGGVAAAASERQTTRPRGGARAAGGGGGGRLSPLALNCAAAQVKRSPPGVSTPTTPRKESSAVVLPRARTVNTGAAAAKPAHRRRSSLGAVPSDFGDCVTPRPFLRRGSGTGGATTTTSTTPRLRAPPTPRVHDVPPISDAATASPRRPPPPRDQLAQAAARRRHHSRSVSELPLHHHHTAALDSPRSAVELPSPQPLRARKQWGSPETTTTPPTPRAILSSAGGDSHKDFAKGIKKLLSFVRKSSSKNGGDQQHSPARPAAGKPVMGTGWPAAAAAPAVTA; encoded by the coding sequence atggcggGACGCGGGCACGCCGCGCTGTGGGTGAAGCTGTACGAGCTTGAGCTGCAGCTCAGGCTCAtgcgcgccgcgcgcggggaggagggcgcggcggctgcggcggacgacgacgacgaggtcggcgacgtCGCGTCGCGCGCGGGCGCGGAGGGCGCGTGCCGCGGCAGGCAGTACGATGCCTACatgcgccgccgcgacgccagGCGCCACACGACGGGtggcgtcgccgcggcggcgtcggagcgGCAGACGACCCGGCCGCGGGGCGGCGCTcgagccgccggcggcggcggcggcggtaggttGAGCCCGCTTGCTCTCAACTGCGCCGCCGCTCAGGTGAAGAGGTCGCCGCCGGGGGTGTCTACTCCGACCACCCCGAGGAAGGAGAGTTCGGCCGTGGTGCTGCCCAGGGCGAGGACGGTGAAcaccggcgcggccgcggcgaagCCGGCGCACCGGAGGCGGAGCAGCCTCGGGGCGGTGCCGTCCGACTTCGGCGACTGCGTCACGCCGCGGCCGTTCctccggcgcggcagcggcacgggcggcgccacgacgacgacgtcgacgacgccgcggctgcgtgcgccgccgacgccgagggtGCACGACGTCCCACCGATCAGCGACGCGGCCACGGCCAGCCCgaggcgacctcctcctccgcgagaCCAGctcgcgcaggcggcggcgcgtcgccgccaccactcccGGTCCGTGTCGGAGCTtccactccaccaccaccacacggCGGCGCTGGACTCCCCGAGGTCGGCGGTGGAGCTGCCATCGCCGCAGCCGCTACGGGCGAGGAAGCAGTGGGGAAgcccggagacgacgacgacgccgccgacgccgcgggcgatcctctcctccgccggcggcgactcgCACAAGGATTTCGCCAAGGGGATCAAGAAGCTGCTCAGCTTCGTGAGGAagagcagcagcaagaacggcGGCGACCAGCAGCATTCCCCGGCGCGTCCGGCCGCCGGAAAGCCCGTGATGGGCACGGGatggcccgccgccgcggcggcgccagcggtgACAGCTTAG